The following proteins are co-located in the Bradyrhizobium sp. AZCC 2176 genome:
- a CDS encoding HlyD family secretion protein, producing the protein MAAARDQAARIVRESANDEAAPEADAQLADQLRTHVAEETRRHPAEAPGGPEAERPGVPSAATADAAAAKPAKRKFIMMGALALLALAAIGYGAYFVLVGRFYVSTDDAYVRANNTMLGARVAGHVAAILPRDNSIVRAGDVIFRIDDGDYRIAVDAARSKIATQQATIDRIGRQVTALESAVEQTRAQLTSAEAALKRAGLDFDRQQTLSTKGFASRAAFEVSEASRDQGIAAVRSAQAAYDAARDNVEVTKAQQAEARAQLAELQTQLAKAERDLAFTSVRAPVDGTFSNRLVNTGDFIQAGQRLANVVPLNDVFIDANYKETQLKRIRPGQPVKISVDAYGHRKFAGVVDSISPAAGSVFTLLPPDNATGNFTKVVQRLPVRIRVPKDVAKQNLLRAGMSVYATVDTREGAADADSEADLDAPGMVQPQ; encoded by the coding sequence ATGGCCGCAGCGAGAGACCAGGCCGCACGCATCGTTCGCGAATCGGCGAACGATGAAGCCGCGCCCGAGGCCGATGCGCAGCTTGCGGACCAGTTGCGGACCCACGTCGCGGAAGAAACCAGGCGCCACCCGGCCGAGGCGCCCGGCGGTCCCGAAGCCGAACGGCCGGGCGTGCCATCCGCTGCCACCGCCGATGCCGCGGCGGCGAAGCCGGCCAAACGCAAATTCATCATGATGGGGGCGCTCGCACTGCTCGCGCTGGCCGCGATCGGTTACGGCGCCTACTTCGTCCTGGTCGGGCGCTTCTATGTCTCGACCGACGATGCCTACGTTCGCGCCAACAACACCATGCTCGGCGCCCGCGTCGCGGGCCATGTCGCGGCAATCCTGCCGCGCGACAATTCGATCGTTCGTGCCGGCGACGTCATCTTCAGGATCGATGACGGCGACTATCGCATCGCGGTGGACGCCGCGCGCAGCAAAATCGCGACCCAGCAGGCCACCATCGATCGCATCGGCCGCCAGGTCACGGCGCTCGAAAGCGCCGTTGAGCAGACCAGGGCGCAGCTCACGTCCGCGGAGGCGGCGCTGAAGCGCGCCGGTCTCGACTTCGATCGCCAGCAGACGCTGAGCACCAAGGGTTTTGCCTCGCGCGCCGCCTTCGAGGTTTCAGAGGCCAGCCGCGATCAGGGCATTGCGGCGGTCAGGTCGGCCCAAGCGGCTTATGACGCCGCGCGCGACAATGTCGAGGTGACGAAAGCGCAGCAGGCGGAGGCCCGCGCGCAGCTTGCGGAATTGCAGACCCAGCTTGCCAAGGCGGAGCGCGACCTTGCCTTCACCTCGGTGCGCGCGCCGGTCGACGGCACCTTCTCCAACCGCCTCGTCAATACCGGCGACTTCATCCAGGCCGGGCAGCGGCTTGCCAACGTGGTGCCGCTCAACGACGTCTTCATCGACGCCAACTATAAAGAGACCCAACTCAAGCGCATCCGCCCCGGCCAGCCCGTGAAGATTTCGGTCGACGCCTATGGCCACCGCAAGTTCGCCGGTGTCGTCGACAGCATTTCGCCGGCGGCGGGATCGGTGTTCACGCTGCTGCCGCCGGACAATGCCACCGGCAATTTCACCAAGGTCGTGCAGCGGCTGCCGGTTCGCATTCGCGTGCCGAAGGACGTCGCCAAGCAGAACCTCCTGCGCGCCGGCATGTCGGTCTATGCCACCGTCGACACCCGCGAGGGCGCGGCCGACGCGGATAGCGAGGCCGACCTCGACGCGCCCGGGATGGTTCAACCGCAGTAA